The sequence below is a genomic window from Aureispira sp. CCB-E.
TCAGTCAACAGATTACACTAACACAGGTTCTTGCTGAACAGCATTCCTTCTCCAATATTGGTTACGAGCATCAAAATTAGCTTGCTCTACAGGCAATACCACTTGTCCAAACAGTTCCATCAATTCTTCTGAATGAGTGCCCACTTTTTGATTTTTCAAGTTGACTTGGACAAAGCGTACCCACAAAAATGCTTTTAATTGTGTTCTATCTTTATTCCACATTCGTATTTCCACATCAAGGTGTTTCTCCGAAAAATTCATCAACTGAGAGTCCATATACAAATCTTCCATGGTAACAGCTGAGTTGATATAAGAAATTTGATTGGTGGCAACGACCCATCCAATACCTTTGTTTCTAGCCAAATCAAATAAATCCAAGCCATAGTGTTCTTGAATTTGATCTTCTCTAGCATTCATCATATAATCAATGTATTTTCCATTGTTGAGATGATTAAAAGGATCTGAATCTTGAAACCTAACCTTTGTTCTACTACTGATTACCTTTTCTAATTTTTGCATAATCTTTCATTATCAATAATATACCGATCGGTATATTATTAGGTAAAAAAATATTTTTACTATGAATACTTCAATTCTAATTTTATCATTTTATCAATATGATTCATCATATCAACTACATAACTTTTGTCCCCTAAAGTCAAGGTCATAAAAATACCGCCTTGAATCATCGCAAACAAACGCTTACTATACTGTTCTGCATTTACTCCAGCTTTCATTTCACCTTGCTCAATTCCTTTTAGAATAATATTCGCCATACTTTGCTCTAATTTGCGAATAACATATTTTACTCTAGCCAATAAGCGTTCGTTTTGATTGTTGGCATCAACACCAATATTCAAAATTGGGCAGCCACCATTAGAATCTGTAAAATCTAAATAGTTTCTATAAAAATCGGTAATGGCAAACAGCTGGTTCAATGGAGATGTTTCGGCTTTAATTCGAGCAGAGACCTGCCCCATAATTAACCGAACATTGTAATTAAATGCCTCTATGGCTAATTCTTCTTTGTCTTTAAAATTACCATAAATAGCTCCCTTAGTCAACCCTACTGCATCTGTAATTGCCTTCATACTCGTTCCCATATATCCATGTTTATTGAATATAGGAGCTACTTTTTTGAGAATATACAAGCTTGTTTCAGCAGATTTTCTAGCCATTTTTTCTATTTTCTTAATATGATTTGAATACAAAGATACAAAAATATACCAAACGGTATAATTTTAAAAGCATAAAAAATACCGATTGGTATATTTTTATAAACAATACTCTATGCACCTCCAGACATTTAGAACTTCGTCCAAATTTGTTTGCCCCCTGGAGCATTGGGATGTTTGGCGTTAATTATTTTGAGTTGACTGGCTGATTCTACTTCTATAAATGCTTTCCAAAGTGTACCATCAGCACTCAAATCCAAGAACTGAAAATCACCGGACTCTGCTATTGCTGTAATATTTCTCCATTTCAATTCTTGCAAACGAAAATTGCTATTAGGAGGCACAGAAGTGATCACAGCACTATCTCCTTTTGCTATATGTATGGTCATACTATCTGACCGAGCATCTGTACTACTCACTCGCAACCAATTGCCTACGAGGATCTCCGCCTTATGCTCAGGTGTTGCTTTTTCACAAGCCATGAACAACCAACAAAATACAATCCCTATAAAATATCTTTTTTTCATTTTATACTCTTTGTTTTACTTATTTCACTTCACACAAAAACACATCACCTTAATTACGAACAATACACACAAAGCGTTTGGGCTAACTTTCATTAAATATCTTCTTTCGATAACTTAACATAGTAAGTCATGGCCTCTTCCAAGTTAGCTTCTTTTATAAATTCCATCTGTTCATAATCGACACGCCCACCTGCTTGAATATCCATCAATTGCAATCCTGTTCCTTCCAGCAAAAGTTGAAAATCTACAGGAGTATAACAACGTAAAAATTGACGAACGACCGTATTAGGGTCATCCTTACGCCACCAACTATCTACCAATCGAGCCTCCAAAACATCAAAATTATATTGCCGAAAACAAGCTCCTAAATCCATTGTCCTACCATTGGCAATCCCAGCCCAATACCAAGTTGCCCCTACCTCGATAACAATACTCCCATTAGGCTTTAACCAAGCTGCCATTCGTCTTAGTAAATTTCTTTGATCTTCATCCGTTCCTATCCCAAAACTATCAAAATAGCAAATCAAATCAAATTGTTCTTTGTAAGCAAATGTATAAAAATCGCCTTGTTGAATAGCAATTTCCACCTTCATTTGATGACTTAACTTTTGAGCATGCCACACCGATTCTTCCAACAACTCAATCATGCTCACCTCATGCCCTAATTCTGCCAAAGCAATTGCTGTTTGCCCCCCTCCTGCTCCCAGCTCTAAAACTTTTTTAGCACTTGAGTCTGTCATTTTATTGAGCAACAACGCCCGTTCTCTATGACTTTCTTCAACAGGTCCCAGATACACACCAAACCATTCGTTTTGCGCCTCATAAAAGGTTTTCACCCAATCCATTTCTTATTAATTTTTATCATCTATAATCAAATGTTCTGATAAATCTTTATCTATCAATTGTATCTTTTGTATATTTATATAACAAGCAAATAAGACAGTCGTACACGTTAATAATACCCAATACCCCCAGTCAAACATCCTTAAGCTTGCCATTGAAAAACCACGATCATATAATGCATAAAGTGGCAATAAATACACCACACTTCCAACGCCAAAGAGAAAATAATTGATCATTCGTTGGCGAGTGGAATAATAGCGTTTCTTAATGGTATATTTATAAAATGCATAACCCATAATAGGCAACCAAAATAAAGTACTAAATACTAAGGTTATGATGATCATCACATCTATTGGCGCACGTCTTCTTTCTAAGTAATAAAACTCAAAAATTTTCCAATAAACTTCTGTCCGATTATGCCCCTCTAAAAATGGACACAAAAAAGTTCCTACTCCTATAACAAACGTAATCCAAAAACTCTTTTTTATCCGTTCAATTTTTTTATCCTCATCCATTTTTTAATCTGTTAAACCAATCTACCAAGCCTTTTCAAAAGTTAATCGTTCGCCAAGGTAACCTTTTATACATTTTGAAAAACACCCCAAAATGGTTATTGTGACCACTCTTATCTCCACAAAAAGTGGTCTAAAAAACTCTCTTTTACAGATTATTCGCAATATCTTTTAAAACCACTACTAAAAACAGATTACCTAAAAAGCATATCATCCTAATTATCAACAAGATGCTTTCTTCTATTTTTTATAGAACCCGAAGACTCACGAAGTAAAAACTAAAAAACTAAGCTTGCCGAGTAGCCTTCACGAAGCTAATCAACGGAGTATTATTATTTTATACAAGCACTTTATTAGCCAACTACATTACTAGTATAGGCTATTTCAGTAGTGCTGTTCAGTTGATAATCAGTCTTATACAATCAAACCTCACAAAATTTTAACAATCTAATTATCAACTTAATACAAGGTACTTTTTTAAGTTTCCTGTTAAAAAACATAAAAATTAGCACACTATTCACTAAAGTAAAATAGCAAAAATCCCTAACTTTGAGGCACAACAAAACAGATAGACTCATATTTTGACCACTTGAAAAAAATACACTTATGTTATCAGGTATTAGACATGCTCATTCAGGGCTTCGATGGATTGTTCTTATTTTGCTACTTCTAGCCATTGCCAATGCTTTTAGTGGCTGGCGCAGTAAAAAATCTTATACTGACAAAGACAAAAAGATCCATCTTTTTGCCATGATTTTTGTTCACATCCAAGTACTTATTGGTTTTATATCTTATTATTTAAATTTAGGTGGCAAAGTCAACTTTGGAGCCATTAAAGAAAGCCCAATGATTCGATTTTTTACAGTCGAACACATGACCATGATGCTAATTGCCATGATTGTTATTACAATTGGGTTTAGCCGTTCTAAGAAAATAAAAGAAACCCCATTACGTTTTAGACTTGTTTTTATGACCTATTTAATTGGCTTGGTGCTCATTTTAGCTGGTATTCCTTGGCCATTTAGAGCAGCACTAGGTGCTGGTTGGTTCTAATTTGACTCCATTTTTTCTCTTCTAATTGCTACAACGGCAATTAGAAGAGGATTTAACGATATATCAATGGCTATACTAATCAATAAGTTATCTCTCTTTTTATTTGTTTTACTTTTTATAATCAGCTGCTCTCCTAAGCCTACCCAAACCCTAGATGAGCTTTATGAGAAAACGATTTTCACAACAGACACATCAAAAACTAAAGTAAAAACAGGCGACAAAGTTACTATTTATTACTGCCTCAAAAATAAAGATAAAGTCATTGCTAGTTCTGATGATGCCATTGAACCTTCTGTTATCACAATACCCCCAAACGAAAGTCTAGATAAATTCCAATATCCACTTACTTGGTTAGGATTAGGAGATAGTTGTGTCGCAACAATTGATGCTGCCGATGCAAAACTAGAATTATCTGCCTACAAAGAGCATTTTAATGCTGGAGACAAGGCAACATTTATATATAAAGTATTGAAGATTAACTAATTTTATGCGCCCCACCTTCTTTTTTCTATTATCAATTTTATTTATACTCAGCAGCTGCCAACCCGCCATTTGGCGCAAGCAAATCAAAGGCTTAAAGCCTTATAACAAACATGAATTTTGGTATGAAAAAGTTCCCAAAACATCCACTAATCGCCTTCCCAAAGTAGGTGAAGAAGTTCGAATTGACTATACCTTAAGAAAAGGAGATAAAATTTTAGATCATTCCTATGATAATGTTTATCCTGTTTTAGTACAAATTCCAGAAGAACGTTACGACAACTTTTTCACCAAAGCACTCAAATTGATGGCAGAAGGAGACAGCCTTCGATTGTTAATCCCTGCGGCAGAGGTTCCAGAGTTATTAGGTCAGTATGTATTAGAATTTGAAGAAGAAGATTTGGTTACATTTACTTATAAGATGCACCAAATTAAAAGCCAAGCTGATCTTCAAGCAGAAATTTTAGCAGAACAAGTTTACTTAGATTCTGTTCGTTTGAAAATTCCAGAGTTAATTGCTCAATTTGACAAAAAAGAACTCCCTAATTTACAGACAACGCCATCGGGTTTGTCCTATCTAATTTTTGAAAATGGAACAGGACCTAGAGCAGCTTTGGGCGATGCGGTTAGTGTTCATTATATTTGTTTTTCTAATACAGGAAAAATTGTTGACGATTCTTATACCAATATGGTTCCTTTGTCTTTTATTGTTGGAAGTCAATCTTTGATTGAAGGTTGGTCAGAAGGAACAACTTTATTAAGCCAAGGCGGAAAAGCAGTCTTGTTTATCCCTCCTAACTTGGCTTATGGTACTCAAGGCAATGGCGATGCCATTGCTCCCAACTCTTGGGTTATCTTTTTTATCGAGTTAATGGATGTTCAAAAAAAATAAAACTACTACCAAAATGAGATACTTACTTTTGCTACTCGTATTATTCGCATTTACAGCCTGTAATACAGAAAGAAACAATCAACGCGAGATAATTACAGGAATGGAAGCTGCTGTAGCTAAAAATACGGAAGATAAGTTTTTGCGTCCTTTGATTGCCAATTACCTCCAATATTACAAAGATTTTAAAGAAGATGAAATGGCACCTATTTATCTTTATCGTTGTGCTGTTTTGTACTATAGACTTCATAATCATGGAGAGGCATCCAAACATTTGGAAACGATTTTGAGAGAGTATCCCGAAACGCCTATTTTGGAAGATACCTATCTTTTTTTGGCAATGATTCAAGCCAGTCCTGTGGGAAGAAAATCTCGTGCCGAAGAAATATACAAGGAATATTTAGAAAAATATCCACAAGGTAAAGGTATTGCCGAAGCCAATTATTTTTTTCGACCAGAGAATGAGAAATTACAAGATCGAATTGACGAAGTATTAAAAGAAATTAACAGCCTTCCAAGAGGTGCTAGTCCTAGCGAAACGGTCTTAAAAAAATTGATGTTTTTATATGCTAATTTTGTTAAAAGCAATCCAGATAGTCCTCTATCGCCTACCTATTGCTTACAAGGGGCTCGGTTAGCTGTTCGCTTAGAGGAGCATTTGATTGCAATACAGTTTTTAGACAAGATCTATACAAGTTACCCTAAATTTGAACAATACGCTGATGCAATGTTGATGTTAGCCGTTGAATACGATACCAACATTACGCTTTATCTTCGCAAAAACAAGGTTGTTTCCTCTCCTTTAAATGATAATATTACAGCTGCCAAATTAAAAAATATGGATGTAATTGCAGAAGGGGGGAAATTATATAAAGAAATTATTGAGCGTTTCCCCAATTATGAAGTTGCGGAATCTGCTCGAAGTGGCTTAAAAAATCTAGGAAAAGAAACGGAAGCTGTTGTCGAAGAATTTATTCGAGTTCAAGACTCTATTCAAAATGCTACACTAAGCCCACAGTAAAATAAGAAGGCTGTTGAAGCACCTCGCTCCAACAGCCTTTTGTTATTTATTCGATACAACGTATGTTTATTTAAAACAGTATTGATTAGCCTCCAACAATTGATCTGCAATTGTTCGACGCAATTCTTTAGTATTCAAAAACTCATGCTTGGTAAAACGCTTAATTCCTAGCATAATCATACGCTTGGTGTCTCCATCCGCCCAAGCAGCAACTGCATTTTTAGCATGAATGCCACAACGTTCAATCGCATCGTTCACATACAATTGAGTCATTGCTATTTCTGACTTACAAGCTTCCTCTCCTCGAACACTGCATGCTTTTAGCGTTGCTAAAATAGCTGATTCACAGACATAAATTTCAGACATAATATCTGCTAAATTCATTAAGATTTCTTGCTCATCTTGTAATGCTTGCATTAATTTCTGAATGGTAGCTCCTGCTACTGCCAAAAATAGTTTTTTCAAGTTGGCAACATATTTTTTCTCATCTGCTAACAAACCACTTGCCATATCTCCCATTGAAGGCATTCCTGTCAATTCTTTTTGAACAGCCATAGCAGGAGTCATCATATCCATTTCTCCTTTTAGAACACGTTTCATCAACATATCCACTGTCAACATACGATTGATTTCATTGGTACCTTCAAAAATACGATTGATACGAGCATCACGATAAGCACCAGCCATATGCATTTCTTCTGAATAGCCCATTCCACCATGAATCTGTAAACCTTCGTCTGCACAATAATCCAAGCATTCTGAACCATATACTTTCAAGATAGCACACTCGATAGCGTATTCTTCTGCTGCTCCCAACAAAGCATCTGCTAGAGGTTTTCCTTCTTCTGTCAACTTATGCTCCATTCGAGAAATATCTCTTCCTGCGCG
It includes:
- a CDS encoding class I SAM-dependent methyltransferase; the encoded protein is MDWVKTFYEAQNEWFGVYLGPVEESHRERALLLNKMTDSSAKKVLELGAGGGQTAIALAELGHEVSMIELLEESVWHAQKLSHQMKVEIAIQQGDFYTFAYKEQFDLICYFDSFGIGTDEDQRNLLRRMAAWLKPNGSIVIEVGATWYWAGIANGRTMDLGACFRQYNFDVLEARLVDSWWRKDDPNTVVRQFLRCYTPVDFQLLLEGTGLQLMDIQAGGRVDYEQMEFIKEANLEEAMTYYVKLSKEDI
- a CDS encoding TetR/AcrR family transcriptional regulator; translated protein: MARKSAETSLYILKKVAPIFNKHGYMGTSMKAITDAVGLTKGAIYGNFKDKEELAIEAFNYNVRLIMGQVSARIKAETSPLNQLFAITDFYRNYLDFTDSNGGCPILNIGVDANNQNERLLARVKYVIRKLEQSMANIILKGIEQGEMKAGVNAEQYSKRLFAMIQGGIFMTLTLGDKSYVVDMMNHIDKMIKLELKYS
- a CDS encoding cytochrome B — its product is MLSGIRHAHSGLRWIVLILLLLAIANAFSGWRSKKSYTDKDKKIHLFAMIFVHIQVLIGFISYYLNLGGKVNFGAIKESPMIRFFTVEHMTMMLIAMIVITIGFSRSKKIKETPLRFRLVFMTYLIGLVLILAGIPWPFRAALGAGWF
- a CDS encoding acyl-CoA thioesterase, which codes for MQKLEKVISSRTKVRFQDSDPFNHLNNGKYIDYMMNAREDQIQEHYGLDLFDLARNKGIGWVVATNQISYINSAVTMEDLYMDSQLMNFSEKHLDVEIRMWNKDRTQLKAFLWVRFVQVNLKNQKVGTHSEELMELFGQVVLPVEQANFDARNQYWRRNAVQQEPVLV
- a CDS encoding FKBP-type peptidyl-prolyl cis-trans isomerase — encoded protein: MRPTFFFLLSILFILSSCQPAIWRKQIKGLKPYNKHEFWYEKVPKTSTNRLPKVGEEVRIDYTLRKGDKILDHSYDNVYPVLVQIPEERYDNFFTKALKLMAEGDSLRLLIPAAEVPELLGQYVLEFEEEDLVTFTYKMHQIKSQADLQAEILAEQVYLDSVRLKIPELIAQFDKKELPNLQTTPSGLSYLIFENGTGPRAALGDAVSVHYICFSNTGKIVDDSYTNMVPLSFIVGSQSLIEGWSEGTTLLSQGGKAVLFIPPNLAYGTQGNGDAIAPNSWVIFFIELMDVQKK
- a CDS encoding tol-pal system YbgF family protein, coding for MRYLLLLLVLFAFTACNTERNNQREIITGMEAAVAKNTEDKFLRPLIANYLQYYKDFKEDEMAPIYLYRCAVLYYRLHNHGEASKHLETILREYPETPILEDTYLFLAMIQASPVGRKSRAEEIYKEYLEKYPQGKGIAEANYFFRPENEKLQDRIDEVLKEINSLPRGASPSETVLKKLMFLYANFVKSNPDSPLSPTYCLQGARLAVRLEEHLIAIQFLDKIYTSYPKFEQYADAMLMLAVEYDTNITLYLRKNKVVSSPLNDNITAAKLKNMDVIAEGGKLYKEIIERFPNYEVAESARSGLKNLGKETEAVVEEFIRVQDSIQNATLSPQ